aagaagaaaagaaagaaaggtttGTAAGGTTTGtacataaattaaatttttttattatattttttacagTAGAATcttatttttagtttttcaaataatTACTGAgaaatttaattatctttaattatttttacagatttagtattgaagatggataatcaaTTCTTCGTATGCGTTTATTTCGATGGAGAAATTTTAAGAACAACAGTTGGTTATATATTTGAATCTTTCCAACTAATAGCAATcagatttaataaaaatatgtcTGTTGATGATATGAAAGAAATGATCAGTGCAAAAAATGTTAAATGTTGTAGGAGGAGGATGTTGAAACTATTTTACAAATTTCCAGTTTTGTCAAATCCCATCAAATTTAAGGAGATTAAACTTGTAGACGATGAAAACGTAGAGACAATGGTCGCACTTTGTTGTCGGACTGAGAGTGTCAACACTGAACTGATTCAGTTGTTTGTTGAGTTAGCTGATGTGAAGCCAATTGAAGATTTCACTCCATTAAGTGAACAATATGGAGTTCAAGATCTGTGTATGGAGGCTCTGAGAGCGTTTTTCGATAGGCAATCATCTATACGCGGGTTTAACATCGATCTTAATGCTCCACCTGCATCTGAGAACCTTAACCCAGGTCATTGTTTACAAATACATCTGATGTTGATTGAGATCGATGTAGATGGTGAAAATGGATATGATAATAATGTTCGTTATGATCACGAGGTTAAAGATTATAGTGATATTGATTTAGACGAGGTCCCGGATGATATCGATGACGAAGGCAcctgtaacaacctgttttcagtggtgtcagaaatattAGTTTTGGGATCATAATTTCGATAAATGAgtcaataaatatttatttatttaatatttatgagtatttattaaggtcatattaaaatttggttaagaaattttaaggtttaaatagttaattaagtaaaaaggattaaaatgtaaaagatgtaaaagttgACGTTTATTAGTTAAATGAGTTAAATATATATGGAAAGGAAAATTAATGGACTTAATGGGTAAAAATACGATATCTTTAGTTAGTGGATGATTATGGGTTAGTTTTAgtgtaattttgatgattttaaaggTTAAACTTGTAATTaggaaaatggtaaaattaaaacaaaagatgataaaataatatcatcttcttcttccttttctttttgtGTCAAAACCGAAAAAGCCATTGTTGTACCTAGGAAGCATTCGGCCAAGCTTGTCTATGGTGCATGATAtgttttttattatcatttttaatgatttttatgttttttgtgatcgttttagcttaatctggCTAACTTGGGGtcaatttgtaaaaattttaaaattttaggaacTTACCATGAATGAGTTGGGTGTGTTTGTGAATTTAGTTGAAGGAATATTAAGCTTGGTTGATAAATAAGCttattttgttaagttatttttagtgattttaatgtttaaggaccTATTTAagaaaatagtaaaattcaatGAAAATAGGGTGAAATgatgaaagatatgggctgcaATGGACCCTTAGGAAAACCGGCTAGCATGGTTTTTCtttaaaaatggtaattttgtaagttTTAGGTTTATGGACTAAatgaaataatgattaaaatattaggggtaattttataaatatcattgaaatgGCTTATTAGTTTAAGAATAATTAATTGAAAAGTTTAAATGTATTAATTGAGTAGAAATTCtcgtttagatcaagaaacaactTAATCAGACGTTAATCACGGAAAAGCTAAAGTAGCAGAATAAACGTTGGTTTTGTGTTCGTGATGTTCGTATTACAATTAAAGTAATTCATTTAATTCTAGAAGTAAATTGATACTTATATATATGTCTATAAATTGGTGATTAGATTCACTAATTTGAGAAAAGGGAAAGACCATGATTGAAAGATATCATGGCATTATGATCAAAAAGGAAAAAACCATAGTTGAAATACACTATGGCATTAAACCGAAACGGGTAAGACCCTAGTTGAAAGATACTACGGCATTATATCGAAAAACGATCAAGATCATAGTTGAAATATACTATGGCATTATTTCGGGAATCTTTTCTATtgtggaagatcagtttaaactgcaaccacaAAGCATACTTCGAATAACCTTCGACTTTGATACCACTTGTTCTGCCAATAGGGGAAAATagagtaaattattgtactagaaAACAACACTAGAttcaattcccaagaaagattggaggggtcataAATGGGCCCACTTAAAACCCAACCTCTTAGATAGAATCTCCCTACaatgtaatttaatagcacaacaTATCACGACAATTATATCCTGCAAAATAttgaaagataaaaaaaataaaaaacaccaAAAATTTAACGAGGTTTGACAAATTACGCTTACATCCTTGgacaataccaaatatatttcactgcAAAAAATATAAGTGAGATATTACAAATAAGGAGAGGGAAAAGTAATCTTACGAATAACAGACAAGTTTAGGGATGATTCAAAGATGGAAAAACAGCCCTTATTTACAGTTGTAAAAAATCTGTACAACACTGTACTTTTTAGATATGAGATTATACTATTTCAATTACatgcttttaaaaaaattattttaataagcaTAAGATATGGttattaaaaattaatctaaCAATCATAAAATACGCTTGTCAAATAATTTacgtaattattaaaatttttccataaGCATTCATGCCAATCGATTTCAGTGTTTTTCCATGGaactagatttcaaaattttataaaaaacattcggacccgatccacagccgagttgttacaaccgggctctgataccactcaatgtaacaccccaaacccggcacagacgttacgaccgaatccgacGTGTCACACTGAAGCGTTACTATAaaattcatgttttatctaaaatctttcttagtgtttaaagaatgatttcattataagttaaagtgaatggaagctgagtaccaggtaggaaaccggaaaagaggaggtgagtccatcggattgcttaagtaccaagctcccttcggatccaatcctagacatgtacaccaacattgccacactttaacttaGTGTATATTCTTACGAAACCAAATTCAATTAAGTCCAGTTTAAggtaaagtgattaattttggaaaacgtATTCGTTGCGGAAGTTTTGCTTTGTtgtcgtgatattttaaaatcaattactgtttttgaaaacgcgccttaaAACTAATCAGTTTCAGTGATTAAATAATATCATACCTATTctagtaaaacatattaaaaccatttaaaataattaaaacgacCTTATTACAGCTTAAAACCCAAAtcacaaaagaaaatgaaaagatgTCCAATTCTccagaagaaaaccaaatttgcagaacgagtggccactccgaatccctcacagctccaagcccactatggttggggattacttgtgtggatgaaaataaagggtgagtttggggaaactcagtgtgtaaagtatcccaaccagagcccaaatcagttcaagctttactgggcctaagccctattcagaaatcagagctatttgggccttagcccataacaATATTAATctaggccatagccccttacagtatcagagtatactgggcctagcccatatcagtattaatctgggtcgtagccctattacaagtcgggatatattgggccttgcccatattaacacagttggaccatttcaatacagttggcccacaACAAAACagcctcatatgattaatgcataaTAACCCCATCTAAcactgcacttgcctccgtccatccctacacttcctgtggggaataaatcacccacgccatccctacacttacagtcttagcactggttgcggcactaactatattccgcagcaaagctgcttatatcagagtatgtggcatagccaccagaacgggttcttcctccataacataacccagatcccatgcaacatatatacatgtcatggcatacaacaaacagaatcagaatatcatgcatgtcagtcaaaattaaccctaggggtataacggtcattttgcacctaggagtaaaatgataattttcatacttaggggtattttagtaaaatttactattctagagtttacacaCATATTATAACCATTAACGCATTAacaaaaacacttaccgagcgtttttactgAATTGGGTCTGTTGGCCCACTaccccgtttttggcccattaagcccaaatataccgaagtgcacgaaattgcgcactctacaCTCTTACCACTTctaattaccaaaattaacaaacaaaccCCCTcccgagcattcacacactcgcaagttcATGAAtgctgacttttcggcatttcagcttttcagcttttgccgatctagtctatgagtaggtgtcgtttacacacctgttctGTAATGAtacgttgacgagatccacacacgagttGCCTATAATCGAGTTACTAAGACGTCAGTCTAAATATAAAAAATGAGCTACGTACAagaccccttaccatattcgaccAACAGTGCCTTAAACCCCAAAGTTCTTACCTTTCTGTCAAAATATAGGTTAGATCTAGATGTCTAACCGAGTTAACCTTTAAGCCTTTTGTTGTACGCCCCTTTGTCTACACTAGCGCATACAAAGCCAAAAGAAAGAGGCAAAAATGCCCTTAGTCCCAACGTTagccacccttaaggggttttggcTTTTTCTTAAACCATCAATAACTAACGAAAGtgattcgaatacttaccaatcgTTGTTCTACCCAAGAGAGTGTTCTTATCTATGATTCTAATCCCGATCTACCGTAGTCAAAAGAGACAGGTTCAAATAGCCAAAGATTCGGCTTCCTACACCACGGATATGAAGGTTTTTGgcttttgaaaaaagaaaagaaaaaagggttCAGCTATGGCAAGATTCGACTTTTGGAAAAtaatgaagaaagaaaaataagggAAGAGACAGAGAGAAGAGTATGGGTTCGGCTATGGGTAAAAGAAAAGatgacagaaaaagaaaaggaaaaatatgAATGAAAGAAAGGGGAGAAGGGAAATAATATTTGTCAagggaaaaattaaaaagaaccTAGGCCTAGCCGAATTGCCTATACTTaagacccttggccggccaactcttgcccCTCAAGAGTCCAACATTCAGCCAATACCAAGTCCTTGATCAGATCCTAAATTTTCTCCCTTATCTCATCCTTACCCAATCCCATGATTAGCTCAAACTCTTCCACCGATCAGCAGCATCCTTATCCACCCCTTGCGCCGCTTCAAAGATGTCGCCGGAGAGTCCGTGACGACTCAACTCCTTCTCCATGTATGCAGCAAAAACCCAAGCCTTCCAACATTCAGCCAACACCAAGTCATTGATCAGATCCTAAATTTTCTCCCTTATCTCATCCTTACCCAATCCCATGATTAGCTCAAACTCTTCCACCAATCAGCAGCATCCTTATCCACCCCTTGCGCCGCTTCAGCATGCTGCCAGGAGAGTTCGTATCAAACTCCAACTCCTTCTCCAAGTATGTAGCAAAAACCCAAGCCTTCCGTACATGAGGTGAgactcgaaccccagacctccgtcCACTCTTGCCCCTACGCCcgtgctgctggccactgcaccacgctTCTTTCCTTACTAATATacggtcacaattaattataaaccttacctgctgaagCTTTGGTCcgcttaaaaataaaaggaaaatttcgCCTTCCATGCAACTCGAACCTATGCCCTTGTGGAACTCCTAGCACCCTACTGCCACTGCACCACAAGCATCCTTGTAGCATAACTCGGTCGCAACTATTCTTAAACCTTACTTTAGTGCGACctggcttctaaaataaaaacaagcctttGCGTGCGCCAACCCTCGAACCTAGGCACTATACCACACTCCCAGTGCCTCTGCCATTGGACCGAGCTTCCCTCTGTGTTACATTTTAACCCCAACTATATATAAGGCTTCCCTGCGTCGTTCccataaagaaaaaataaaacacttttgcaCATGCTGGGAGTCGAACCCCAACTCTCCTTTCCACTACCTAACATGCTAACCACTGGGCCAGGTACACTTCTTCATGCCCAGTCttgcccaatttattttataagccttatgcccagattccctctatgaggcaaaaattaaaacaatttttttcctagagtttaaacaccaaaacaacaatacttttataaatatatatatatttttcctatctaataataataattataataataataattttataaatatatctaataataaaatttcaaatatcaataatacaagaaataataataataattttcataacaatttttcaaacatacatacaagaatatttttctaataataataattttatctcataatactaattaaaatttcataaaatttaaaatatccgtaataataaatacggTAAAATTTTttagtagtaatttaattcaaaatttttttcttaaacgataatatttaaaattttttaattattcaggttttcttctatccgaatcccagactcaaagcccaactcttctaggccccaaattcagggtgttacaactctactccccttaaagaaatttcgtcctcgaaatttcaaactatcaactaaccgtattactcaagtcaaaccactacgCTTCTGCTGCGCACTCTAGCTCTAATTGtaaattaagtaaataatacaCCATGAGAGAAGTACGTACCAACATCTACTTTCGGAGTGTCTCCGTCCTCACGGCGACATGCTGCATAGACCAAGGTTGGCTGTCTCGCCTTAGCATGTCCCATACCCCTGTCTGGTGCTCCACGACCACAACCCATTCCATTGCTACAGCCTGTTGCTGGCTGTTGACCACCCCTCggcctccgaggacactctctgaaacGATGCTCCATCGATCCGCATCTTAAATAGGCTTCAATCTTTTCCAAGATTCACCATAATGGCTTTTCCATAATCAACACAAGGTTGTAATCTAACAAAGAATAGGGCTTCACCTCGACCGCCCATCCGCCTGCACTTTTCCTATGCTTCTGATCAGAATTGGAGGGCTTTAAATCTATTTTGTTTTTACTCCTTTTCTTTTCCCAGCTCTGGGGCTCAGCGCGTTTCACATCCTcaactatcttagctttctctacCAATACcacaaaatctcgctccctctgtggagctattaatACTCGTAGACTATCCCGGATCCTTAAACTGAACACAATGTTCATACTCTGTTGCTACTATTCCACGGGCATATCGGCTAAGTCGTaaaaactctgcctcatactcagccacagaCTGATCCCCTTGAGTTAAGTTTAAGAATTCCTTCCTCCGGGCATCTACATAGCTTGCCCCGACGTACTTCCCTTGAAATGCAGAtttaaagaattcccaggtaattcGCTCAAGTTGGGTGCCCTTTTTCacagtcaaccaccactggtaagcttcctCCCTAAGTAGTGATATCgcccctttcagcttttgttcagCCGTGCAATCTAGGTCATCCATTATTCTCTCCATGGCTTTCAACctgtactcagccacattcggggctactccAGAAATGCCCCTAAATATTTCTGCTCCATTTGATCGGAGACGTTCCGAAACTGACCCACGGCCTCCGGTACCAGTGTTGGGTCTAGCGACCCTCTCCAGAATACgaagcatggcttgggacagtgcgtcatccccaTCCATACGATCATACGGTCTTGTGCCACTTCCGTCGTAGGCTATGCCGGTGTCTCACTAGCGTCCATCACAGGTATAGTATCAGAAGCAAGGGACTCACTGAGCCCTCTACTACCTCTACCACGCCCCTAGTACCCGGTCCATGAGTACTACGATGCTCATCGATCTATCGAATTGTCTCAGATTAAGAGTTTTATGCACGATAGAGTTTCGAGTTCGCTTTGAAATCTCACTTAGCTACGATCTCAATCTTATAGTCTCAATACAGCTCTAGCTACAATGTCATAGTAGAGTCTCAGTAATATAACAGATACTTAGTAAAGTTCAGAAAaggtacttacagacttggtactGGGGATTCAGTATGCCACTTTTTTAGAAATCAGAAATTCAAATTTATTCTTTGTGCactttgaaaacaaaatttaaaagaatttccTAACATTTCCACAAAATCGATTTCAGTGTTTTTCCATGGaattagatttcaaaattttatgaaaaacgtctcgacccgatccacagccgagttgttgtaaccgggCTCTGACactactaaatataacaccccaaacccggcccagacgttactaCCGAATCCGACGTGTCACACTGAAGCGTTACTATAaaattcatgttttatctaaaatctttcttagtttTTAAAGAATGATTTCAttataagttaaagtgaatggaagctgagcaccaggcaggaaaccggaaaagaggaggtgagtatatcggactgcttaagtaccaagctccctttggatccaatcctagacatgcacaccaccattgccatacTTTAACTTAGTGTATGTTCTTAGGAAACCAAATTCAATTAAGTCCAGTTTAAggtaaagtgattaattttggaaaacgtATTCGTTGCGGAAATTTTGCTTTGTtgtcgtgatattttaaaatcaattactatttttgaaaacgcgccctaaaactAATCAGTTTCAACGATTAAGATAATATCATACCTATTctagtaaaacatattaaaaccatttaaaataattaaaatggtcttattacagcttaaaacccaaatcacaaaagaaaatgaaaagatgTCCAATTCTccagaagaaaaccaaatttgcagaacgagtggccattccgaatccctcacagctccaagcccactatggttggggattacctgcgtggatgaaaataaaggatgagtttggggaaactcagtgtgtaaagtatcccaaccagagcccaaatcagttcaagctttactgggcctaagccctattcagaaatcagagctatttgggccttagcccataacaATATTAATCTAGGCCATAGCCCTTACAAGATCGAGTATAccgggcctagcccatatcaagattaatctggccgtagccctattacaagtcgggatatattgggccttgcccatattaacacagttgggcccatttcaatacagttggcccacaACAAAATAGTCTCATATGATCAATGCAtaataaccccatccaaccctgcacttgcctccatccatccctacacttcctgtggggaataaatcactcacgccatccctacacttacagcagttagcaccggttgcatgactaactataatccgcaaagaaagtcgcttatatcgtagtatgtggcacgaccaccgaacggttcttcctccataacataacccggatcccatgcaatgatatacatgtcatggcatacaacaaacagaatcagaatatcatgcatatcagtcaaaattaaccctaggggtataacggtcattttgcacctaggggtaaaatgataattttcatacttagaggtattttagtaaaatttactattctagagtttacacacatattataaccattaacgcattaacagaaacacttaccgagtgttttTACCAAattaggcccgttggcccactaccCCGTTttcggcctattaagcccaaatataccgaagtgcacgaaattacgcACTCTGCACTCTTACCACTtatgattaccaaaattaacaaacaaaccCCTCCCGAAGGCCAGACGTCAAGAAGTTCACGAatgccgacttttcggcatttcagcttttcggcttttgccgatctagtctatgagtgggtgtcgtttacacacatgTTCTGTAATAATACGTTGATGAGATCCACACATGAGTGTCCAAATATTCGACTTCTTACACCACAGATAtgaaggttttcggcttttgaaaaaaagaagaaaaaggggtTCGGCTATAGCAAGATTCGGCTTTTAGAAAAtaatgaagaaaggaaaataagggaAGAGACAGAGAGAAGAGTATGGGTTCGGCTATGggtaaaagaaaagatgaaagaaaaataaaaggaaaaatatgAATGAAAGAGAGGGGAGAAGGGAAATAATATTTGTCAagggaaaaattaaaaagaaccTAGACCTAGCTGAATTGCCTATACTTatgacccttggccggccaactcttgcccCTCAAGAGTCCAACATTCGGCCAATACCAagtccttgatcagctcctagattttcTCCCTTATCTCATCCTTACCCAATCCCTTGATCAGCTCAAACTCTTCCATCGATCAGCAGTATCCTTATCCACGCGTATCAGACTCCAACTCTTTCTCCACGCGTGCAGCAAAAACCCAAGCCTTCCGTGCGCAAGGTGAGACTCTAACCCCAGACCTCCATCCGCCCTTGCACCTACGCCcgtgctgctggccactgcaccacgctTCTTTCCTTACTAATATacggtcacaattaattataaaccttacctgctgaagCTTTGGTCCGTTTAAAAATAAAAGGGGAATTTCGCCTTCCACGCAACTTGAACTTGTGCCCTTGTGGAACTCCTAGCACCCTACTGCCACTGCGCCACAAGCATCCTTGTAGCATAACTCGGTCGCAACAATTCTTAAACCTTACTTTAGTGCAACCTTTGCGTGCGCCAACCTTCGAACCTAGGCACTATACCACACTCCTAGCGCTTCTGCCACTGGACCGAGCTTCACTTTATGTTACCTTTTAACCCTAACTATATATAAGGCTTCCCTACGTCGTTCCCTGatataaagaaaaattaaaacacTTTTGCACATGCTGGGAGTCGAACCCCAGCTTTGcttcccactacctagcatgctaacCACTGGGCCAGGTACACTTCTTCATGCCCAATCTTgcctaatttattttataagccttatgcccagattccctctatgaggcaaaaattaaaacaattttttcctagagtttaaacaccaaaacaacaatacttttataaatatatatatatatatttcctatctaataataataattataataataataattttataaatatatctaataataaaaatttcaaatatcaataatacaagaaataataataatttttataacaatttttcaaacatacatacaagaatatttttctaataataataattttatctcataatactaattaaaatttcataaaaatttaaaatatctgtaataataaatacaagaaaaatttttagtagtaatttaattcaaattttttcttaaacgataatatttaaaacttcttaattattcagttttcttctatccgaatcctgcACTCAAAGCCTAACTCTTCTAGgtcccaaattcagggtgttatagtatgaattgtgataactctttggatgtattcgacaaagttttgacaagcgagaaatcccggttgaaccttaggaataaaataggatacgagtgacatgtcactaggaacccatgtttACATGCGATTATGTAATCCGGGTACTAGTCTCGTATGTCCTACCAGTGActaggtagtccggcatgtgttgcggatacttgacaacttttgtgagcagcactgtgttgTTACGTCCTGATTGACAACTTGTGTAAACATGCCCATGAATAGCTCGAAAATGAGcatatatgta
This is a stretch of genomic DNA from Gossypium arboreum isolate Shixiya-1 chromosome 11, ASM2569848v2, whole genome shotgun sequence. It encodes these proteins:
- the LOC108485044 gene encoding uncharacterized protein LOC108485044 codes for the protein MDGDDALSQAMLRILERVARPNTGTGGRGSVSERLRSNGAEIFRGISGVAPNVAEYRLKAMERIMDDLDCTAEQKLKGAISLLREEAYQWWLTVKKGTQLERITWEFFKSAFQGKYVGASYVDARRKEFLNLTQGDQSVAEYEAEFLRLSRYARGIVATEYEHCVQFKDPG